A region of Lentimicrobium sp. L6 DNA encodes the following proteins:
- the hisG gene encoding ATP phosphoribosyltransferase → MSKLKIAIQKSGRLNEQSLQLLKSCGISINNGNDQLKVTVANFPIEILYLRNSDIPQYIEDGVADIAMIGENLLVEKQSKVEVVKKLGFSKCKVCLAVPKEVEDDDISYFEGKRIATSYPNTLRGFLNKRGINADIHTISGSVEIAPNIGLADGICDIVSSGSTLFKNGLRQTQVILKSEAVLIKSLKMSAEKEELLENLLFRIKAVLRAKNSKYILMNVREKKIEAVTKILPVLKSPTILPLAEKGWCSLHSVIDENKFWEVIDELRLAGAEDILIIPIDKMVI, encoded by the coding sequence ATGAGTAAATTAAAAATTGCCATCCAAAAGAGCGGAAGATTAAATGAACAGTCACTACAGTTACTCAAAAGCTGTGGAATTTCTATTAATAATGGAAACGACCAGCTAAAAGTCACTGTAGCCAATTTCCCCATAGAGATTTTATACCTGCGTAACTCCGATATTCCTCAGTATATTGAGGATGGTGTAGCCGATATTGCTATGATTGGTGAGAATTTATTAGTGGAGAAGCAGTCGAAAGTAGAGGTGGTTAAAAAGCTAGGTTTTTCCAAGTGCAAAGTTTGCCTGGCTGTTCCTAAAGAGGTAGAAGATGATGATATCAGTTATTTTGAGGGAAAGAGAATAGCGACATCCTATCCCAATACTTTAAGAGGGTTTCTTAATAAAAGAGGTATAAATGCTGATATACATACCATTTCTGGCTCCGTTGAAATAGCCCCCAATATTGGTCTTGCTGATGGCATTTGTGATATCGTGAGCTCTGGTTCTACTTTGTTTAAAAATGGATTAAGACAAACTCAAGTGATTTTAAAATCCGAAGCAGTTTTAATCAAATCATTGAAAATGAGTGCTGAGAAAGAAGAGCTATTAGAGAATCTATTATTTCGTATTAAGGCGGTTTTGAGAGCTAAAAACAGCAAGTATATTTTAATGAATGTGCGAGAGAAAAAAATTGAAGCGGTCACTAAAATTCTACCCGTTTTAAAAAGCCCTACCATATTGCCATTGGCTGAGAAAGGTTGGTGTTCTTTACATTCTGTGATTGATGAAAATAAGTTTTGGGAAGTGATTGACGAGTTGAGACTTGCCGGGGCAGAAGATATATTAATTATTCCTATCGATAAAATGGTGATATGA